The genomic stretch AGGTGGTCGCTGGCGCGGTGCTCAAGCACGCCAAGGACTTCAACCTCACCCGCGAGGTGGTGCTCGGCTCGAAGCTCGACCCGCGCACCCCCGCGTACGACATCCAGCAGGCCTGCGGCACCGGCCTGGAGGCCGCGATCCTGGTCGCCAACAAGATCGCCCTCGGTCAGCTCGACGTCGGCATCGCCGGCGGTGTCGACACCACCTCCGACGCCCCGCTCGCGGTCAACGAGGACATGCGCCGCACCCTGCTCCGGCTCAACTCGGCCCGGACGCTGGGCGAGCGGCTGCGGATCGCCGCCAAACTGCGCCCGGCCCAGCCCTTCAAGCCGGAGGTCCCGCGCAACGCGGAACCGCGTACCGGGCTGTCCATGGGCGAGCACGCCGCACAGACCGCGCTGCGCTGGAACGTCGACCGGCAGGCCCAGGACGAGCTGGCGCTGCGTTCGCACCAGCGGCTCGCCGCCGCGTACGAACAGGGGTTCTTCGACGACCTGATGACGCCCTACCTGGGGCTGACCCGCGACGCGAACCTCCGCCCGGACACCACGCTGGAGAAGCTCGGCGCGCTCCGGCCGGTCTTCGGCGCCAAGGGCCCGGACGCCGAACGGGCCACCATGACCGCCGGTAACTCCTCGCCGCTCACCGACGGCGCCTCCACCGTGCTGCTGGCCAGCGAGGAATGGGCCGCCGCGCACCAGTTGCCGGTGCTGGCCTGGTTCACCTGGTCGGAGACGGCGGCGGTGGACTTCGTGCACGGCGACGAGGGACTGCTGATGGCCCCCGCGTACGCGGTGCCCCGGCTGCTGGCCCGGGCCG from Micromonospora craniellae encodes the following:
- a CDS encoding acetyl-CoA C-acetyltransferase, with translation MQKVRRVAVIGGNRIPFARSNSRYADASNADMLGAALDGLVARFGLAGQRVGEVVAGAVLKHAKDFNLTREVVLGSKLDPRTPAYDIQQACGTGLEAAILVANKIALGQLDVGIAGGVDTTSDAPLAVNEDMRRTLLRLNSARTLGERLRIAAKLRPAQPFKPEVPRNAEPRTGLSMGEHAAQTALRWNVDRQAQDELALRSHQRLAAAYEQGFFDDLMTPYLGLTRDANLRPDTTLEKLGALRPVFGAKGPDAERATMTAGNSSPLTDGASTVLLASEEWAAAHQLPVLAWFTWSETAAVDFVHGDEGLLMAPAYAVPRLLARAGLTLQDFDYYEIHEAFASQVLATLAAWESPEFCVDRLGLDAPLGAIDTDKLNVHGSSLAAGHPFAATGGRIVATLAKLLAEKGSGRGLISICAAGGQGVTAILER